One window of Methanobacterium sp. Maddingley MBC34 genomic DNA carries:
- a CDS encoding phosphoribosylformylglycinamidine synthase II (PFAM: AIR synthase related protein, N-terminal domain; AIR synthase related protein, C-terminal domain~TIGRFAM: phosphoribosylformylglycinamidine synthase II), with amino-acid sequence MTLTDTEMEYIKEELGREPNPLEYGMLDIMFSEHCSYKSSRPILKLFPTEGEKVIMGPGDDAGIVELTDDLALVMGMESHNHPSAVEPYGGAGTGIGGIIRDIISMGAMPVALLDSLRFGPMEDQRSRYIFEYVVKGISDYGNRVGIPTVGGEVEFEDNFKFNPLVNVVCAGIVRKDEIVLGIAPNVGDVFVLMGGRTGRDGIHGVTFASEELTSSSELESRPAVQVGDPFTKKQVMEATFEALEKVNIQGLKDLGGGGLTCCISEMADKSGNGAQMELTKVPLREEGMTPYEIMLSESQERMVFVVNPQDVDGLLAIFHKHELPYAVIGQVTNTGRMVVTQEGEPLADVPTQLLADPPLVEREAIKPVKDEEYIEIEDGNLDEALLNLLSSPNLASKKWVYRQYDHEVQIRTVVKPGDDAAVLRVDDEKAFTLTSDCNSIHCYLDPYHGGAGSVAEAIRNVVAMGSEPLCMVDCLNFGNPEKPEVFWQFKECVQGMSDIANRFKLPVTSGNVSFYNETEGVTVNPSPVVSVAGIMDLKDIRTMDFKNDGDKIILIGATLPEMDGSEYHKTIHGVVQGESPQVNIEAEYASARAVLELIRNDENGQITAAHDLSAGGLGVALAEMAIKGELGAIVDLSLVPGAEGLSASETLFSESHARYLITVKEESSAEILNNLQEMNVPAAVIGTVNGDSLNISYANIEISVKQLDDAYNGVIEKFMA; translated from the coding sequence ATGACTTTAACTGACACGGAAATGGAATACATCAAAGAAGAACTGGGAAGGGAACCCAACCCCCTGGAATATGGTATGCTGGATATAATGTTCTCTGAACACTGCTCCTATAAGAGCAGCCGGCCCATCCTGAAATTATTCCCCACCGAGGGTGAAAAAGTCATAATGGGCCCTGGAGACGATGCAGGCATCGTGGAACTCACCGATGACCTGGCCCTGGTTATGGGTATGGAAAGCCACAACCACCCCTCAGCTGTGGAACCCTACGGAGGAGCAGGTACTGGGATTGGAGGAATAATAAGGGACATCATATCCATGGGCGCAATGCCAGTTGCCCTTCTTGACTCACTGCGTTTCGGGCCCATGGAAGACCAGCGTTCACGTTACATCTTCGAATACGTAGTTAAAGGAATCTCAGACTATGGTAACCGGGTAGGTATTCCCACTGTTGGTGGAGAAGTGGAATTTGAGGATAACTTCAAATTCAACCCCCTGGTTAACGTGGTCTGTGCAGGCATTGTACGTAAGGATGAAATTGTACTTGGAATAGCCCCCAATGTGGGAGATGTTTTCGTATTGATGGGAGGCCGCACTGGAAGGGATGGCATACACGGTGTTACCTTTGCTTCAGAAGAACTAACCTCTTCTTCAGAACTGGAAAGCAGGCCGGCAGTTCAGGTGGGTGATCCCTTCACTAAGAAACAGGTCATGGAAGCCACCTTTGAGGCCCTGGAGAAGGTTAACATTCAGGGATTGAAGGACCTGGGAGGAGGAGGCCTCACCTGCTGTATTTCTGAAATGGCTGATAAAAGTGGTAACGGTGCCCAGATGGAGTTGACCAAAGTGCCACTAAGGGAGGAAGGAATGACTCCCTATGAAATTATGCTCTCTGAGTCACAGGAAAGAATGGTCTTTGTGGTGAACCCTCAGGATGTGGATGGCTTACTTGCAATATTTCATAAGCATGAGCTACCCTATGCAGTGATTGGTCAGGTCACCAACACCGGACGCATGGTGGTCACCCAGGAAGGAGAACCCCTGGCAGATGTACCCACCCAGCTACTGGCCGACCCACCACTGGTGGAACGTGAAGCCATTAAACCTGTAAAAGACGAAGAATATATAGAAATAGAAGATGGTAACCTTGATGAAGCCCTTTTAAATTTACTTTCCAGTCCAAACCTTGCCAGTAAAAAGTGGGTATACCGACAGTACGATCACGAGGTGCAGATCCGAACGGTAGTCAAACCAGGAGACGATGCTGCAGTACTGCGGGTGGATGATGAGAAGGCCTTTACCCTCACCAGTGACTGTAACAGCATACACTGCTACCTGGACCCCTATCATGGAGGGGCCGGGTCTGTGGCTGAGGCCATTCGTAACGTGGTGGCCATGGGGTCAGAACCATTATGTATGGTGGACTGCCTTAACTTCGGAAACCCGGAAAAACCAGAGGTGTTCTGGCAGTTTAAAGAGTGCGTTCAGGGAATGTCCGACATTGCTAACCGATTTAAGTTACCAGTTACCAGTGGAAACGTCAGTTTCTACAATGAAACAGAAGGAGTAACTGTTAACCCATCACCCGTGGTGAGTGTGGCCGGGATCATGGACCTTAAGGATATCCGGACCATGGACTTCAAAAATGATGGTGATAAGATCATCCTTATTGGAGCCACCCTTCCAGAGATGGATGGATCAGAGTACCATAAGACCATTCACGGAGTGGTACAGGGAGAATCACCCCAGGTTAATATTGAAGCAGAATACGCTTCAGCCCGGGCTGTTCTGGAATTAATCCGTAACGATGAAAATGGACAGATCACTGCAGCCCATGATCTTTCAGCAGGAGGTTTAGGAGTTGCACTGGCAGAAATGGCTATTAAAGGAGAGCTTGGTGCCATTGTAGACCTATCACTTGTTCCTGGTGCTGAAGGACTATCTGCTTCCGAAACACTCTTCTCAGAATCCCACGCCCGTTACCTGATAACGGTGAAAGAAGAATCATCTGCTGAGATCTTAAACAATCTCCAAGAAATGAACGTTCCTGCAGCAGTCATTGGAACTGTTAATGGAGATTCTCTTAATATAAGTTATGCTAACATTGAAATTAGTGTTAAACAGCTTGATGATGCTTATAATGGCGTTATAGAAAAGTTCATGGCCTGA
- a CDS encoding dolichol kinase (PFAM: Cytidylyltransferase family), whose product MKKELWRQLIHASGVFIVVLSYFLPSQLLIILCVAILVFVVTVFRLDHQHHIPFFSTILRIAKRDDDERGFVYFFIGIIITLYFFQFNMSIANAAILILLFGDSASTLIGKRFGRIKLPFQSHKTVEGSLAFLTVGFAVSLTQLPLIPAFIGALAGALTEAYSPVDDNVPIPLVSAMVMSLVVYILV is encoded by the coding sequence ATGAAGAAAGAACTGTGGAGGCAACTGATCCATGCTTCCGGAGTCTTTATTGTCGTTCTCAGCTATTTTTTACCATCACAACTGTTGATCATTCTCTGTGTGGCTATCCTGGTCTTTGTGGTTACAGTTTTCCGATTGGACCATCAACATCATATTCCATTTTTTTCTACTATTTTGCGGATTGCCAAACGTGATGATGATGAAAGAGGATTCGTTTACTTTTTCATTGGAATTATAATAACCCTGTACTTCTTCCAGTTTAACATGAGCATTGCCAATGCCGCTATTTTAATCCTGTTATTTGGAGATTCAGCGTCTACACTTATTGGTAAAAGATTTGGAAGAATAAAATTACCATTTCAGTCCCATAAAACCGTAGAGGGGAGTTTAGCATTTTTAACGGTTGGATTTGCAGTTTCTCTCACACAACTACCCCTTATCCCTGCTTTTATTGGCGCTTTGGCCGGCGCTTTAACTGAAGCTTACAGTCCTGTTGACGATAATGTGCCCATACCCCTGGTTTCTGCAATGGTTATGAGTTTAGTAGTTTATATCTTGGTCTAA